One region of Pseudomonadota bacterium genomic DNA includes:
- a CDS encoding chloride channel protein — translation MSRARARGGGIRKRRSGIGVFSPLARLGGRGLESLRLQLANPDKLLALSFMGLCAGVLAGSVIVGFRWGVEHSQELFLPGQGPENFEGLPPSARFVLPILGGVLLAAMFRYFAKGNTMLGIAGVMERMAYHQGHFSLREFFLQFFGSAIGIMSGHSVGREGPHVFLGSASASLLGQSFRLPNNSIRTLVACGTAAGIGASFNTPLAGVVFALEVVMMEYTVASFIPVILASVSATTISHLVFGEQTAFVVPQTHLADLELMGWVIALGVFTGVVSATLNHALGWVAARMKVVPIYWRMMLAGVGLGAIGFWLPDVMGIGYDTVQLALTGNLAFTLLALLLVMKIVATAISLGLGVPGGAVGPAVFVGAMGGALLASAVNLMAPATEVPVGTFALLGMGAAISASLQAPLAGLTAMFELTDSPDVILPGMLAVVLSGITVRELFRKESLFVTQLRAAGLDYSAAPVLQALRRRGVASVMDRGFARTDHTLSREQCVTLLQDAPDWLLIDQAEDPRVLMPAADLARFLEANPPPEAAIAEGDEGDAAETLIDLMKIPADRRQSAPVLLQATLHEALERLKQADIDALYVEAVTAPGIRRVYGVLTLRMVERVYLD, via the coding sequence ATGTCTCGAGCGCGGGCTCGGGGCGGCGGCATTCGTAAGAGGAGAAGCGGTATCGGCGTATTCAGCCCCTTGGCGAGGCTCGGTGGGCGAGGGCTGGAGTCCCTGCGCTTGCAGCTGGCCAATCCCGACAAGCTGCTGGCGCTTTCCTTCATGGGCTTGTGCGCGGGCGTGCTGGCGGGCTCGGTGATCGTCGGGTTTCGCTGGGGCGTCGAGCATTCGCAGGAGCTCTTCCTGCCGGGCCAGGGCCCGGAGAACTTCGAGGGGCTGCCGCCGTCGGCGAGGTTTGTGCTGCCGATCCTCGGCGGCGTGCTGTTAGCGGCGATGTTCCGCTACTTCGCCAAGGGCAACACGATGCTCGGCATCGCCGGGGTGATGGAGCGCATGGCCTATCACCAGGGCCATTTCAGCCTGCGCGAGTTCTTCCTGCAGTTCTTCGGTTCGGCGATAGGGATCATGTCCGGGCACTCCGTGGGCCGGGAGGGGCCCCACGTCTTCCTCGGCTCGGCCAGCGCCAGCCTTTTGGGGCAGAGCTTCCGGCTACCTAACAACTCGATTCGTACGCTCGTCGCCTGCGGCACCGCGGCCGGCATCGGTGCCTCCTTCAATACGCCCTTGGCCGGCGTCGTCTTCGCCCTCGAAGTGGTGATGATGGAGTACACGGTGGCGAGCTTCATCCCGGTGATCCTCGCCTCCGTGAGCGCCACCACCATCTCCCACCTGGTCTTCGGCGAGCAGACCGCGTTCGTGGTGCCGCAGACGCATCTGGCCGATTTGGAGCTGATGGGCTGGGTGATCGCCTTGGGGGTGTTCACGGGCGTCGTGTCCGCGACCCTCAACCACGCCCTCGGGTGGGTGGCGGCGCGAATGAAGGTCGTGCCCATCTACTGGCGCATGATGCTGGCGGGCGTGGGGCTGGGTGCGATCGGTTTCTGGCTACCGGATGTGATGGGTATCGGCTACGACACGGTGCAGCTGGCGCTGACCGGCAATCTCGCCTTCACGCTGCTCGCGTTGCTGCTGGTGATGAAGATCGTGGCGACGGCCATCTCCTTGGGGCTCGGCGTGCCGGGCGGCGCGGTTGGTCCGGCGGTCTTCGTCGGTGCCATGGGCGGGGCGTTGCTCGCGAGTGCAGTGAACCTGATGGCGCCGGCCACCGAGGTGCCCGTCGGCACCTTCGCCCTGCTCGGCATGGGCGCCGCCATCTCGGCCAGCTTGCAGGCGCCTTTGGCCGGGCTCACGGCCATGTTCGAGCTGACGGACAGCCCCGATGTAATCCTCCCCGGGATGCTGGCCGTGGTGCTCTCCGGTATCACCGTGCGTGAGCTGTTCCGCAAGGAGTCCTTGTTCGTGACCCAGCTGCGCGCCGCCGGCCTCGACTACAGCGCCGCGCCGGTGCTGCAGGCCCTACGCCGACGCGGCGTGGCCAGCGTGATGGACCGGGGCTTTGCGCGCACCGACCACACCTTGTCCCGCGAGCAATGCGTGACGTTGCTGCAGGACGCGCCCGATTGGCTCCTCATCGACCAGGCCGAGGATCCGCGCGTGTTGATGCCCGCGGCGGACCTCGCCCGCTTCCTGGAAGCGAATCCCCCACCCGAGGCTGCCATCGCGGAGGGCGATGAGGGCGACGCGGCCGAGACCCTGATCGATCTCATGAAGATCCCCGCGGACCGTCGTCAGAGTGCCCCCGTCCTGCTGCAGGCTACCTTGCACGAGGCCCTGGAGCGCTTGAAGCAGGCGGACATCGACGCCCTGTACGTGGAGGCGGTGACGGCACCGGGCATTCGCCGCGTGTACGGCGTGCTCACCCTCCGGATGGTCGAGCGCGTCTACCTTGATTGA
- a CDS encoding amidohydrolase family protein has product MLRSLIACLLLALLAGAAALAAEKVVEHDFLTIGEPSGSQVVTYADDGSLQITFEFNDRGRGPETTSIVRLDADGLPVFLHVTGVNYYKAEVDEQFSQVEGKARWRSTVEEGEQKVVGPAVYVPSNSFPEYSAILARALLKQPDGRLSLLPAGEASIREVETIILDEGEGAQVTLYAITGLGSMPEYLWLDQTGALYGADYNWFGVTPKGQGARIAQLKARQQAAQDQYLTDVAQRLREPLEGLVAIVGARLFDAHSGEVVPEASVFLHDGIISAVYHEAVAAPEGATVIDAQGMLLIPGLWDMHAHIGAESYLNYLASGVTNVRDMANDPDYVMRARREAAQGKIAAPDVYPMGFIDRRGEFAAPTGMLAANLEEAIGFVDFYAQRGFHGIKLYSSIDPEWVAPIADHAHGLGLTVLGHIPSGMTAADAIRAGFDEVTHVNMILLNFLNGAEIDTRTPQRFIVPTREAGKLDPWSAEISEFIQLMRTHGVAHDPTYSLFMQMFANTPGEVSTLATPFIDHLPPTLARGMISEPGFNEGIEQEGQATAQLTRALIRRLHDAGIRLLPGTDWGPAGFAVIRDMMYLAEAGIPTADVLRAATLGAAEHMGVEQQLGSVTKGKRAHLVLVAGDPLSDLSALYGAQYVIKDKAIYRPADLLREAGFLPFGEAR; this is encoded by the coding sequence ATGCTGCGTTCCCTCATCGCCTGCCTTCTCCTCGCGTTGCTGGCGGGTGCGGCCGCGCTAGCGGCGGAGAAGGTCGTCGAGCACGACTTTCTCACCATCGGTGAGCCGTCCGGCAGCCAGGTCGTCACCTACGCCGACGACGGCTCGCTGCAGATCACCTTCGAATTCAACGATCGCGGCCGCGGCCCCGAGACCACCAGCATCGTGCGCCTCGACGCCGACGGCTTGCCCGTGTTCCTGCACGTCACCGGCGTGAACTACTACAAGGCCGAGGTCGACGAGCAGTTCTCTCAGGTGGAGGGCAAGGCGCGCTGGCGCTCCACCGTGGAGGAGGGAGAGCAGAAGGTGGTCGGTCCCGCGGTGTACGTGCCGTCGAACAGCTTCCCCGAGTACTCGGCCATCCTCGCCCGCGCCCTGCTCAAGCAGCCCGATGGCAGGTTGTCCCTGCTGCCGGCGGGCGAGGCGAGCATCCGCGAGGTCGAGACCATCATCCTCGACGAGGGCGAGGGTGCGCAGGTCACGCTCTACGCCATCACCGGCCTCGGCTCGATGCCCGAGTACCTGTGGTTGGACCAGACGGGCGCCCTGTACGGGGCGGACTACAACTGGTTTGGCGTCACGCCGAAGGGGCAGGGGGCGCGAATCGCCCAGCTCAAGGCTCGCCAGCAGGCCGCGCAGGATCAGTACCTGACCGACGTCGCGCAGCGCCTGCGCGAGCCCCTAGAGGGCCTGGTGGCGATCGTCGGCGCACGCCTGTTCGACGCGCACAGCGGCGAGGTGGTGCCCGAGGCCAGCGTGTTCCTGCACGACGGAATCATCAGCGCGGTGTACCACGAGGCCGTCGCGGCCCCGGAAGGTGCCACGGTCATCGATGCGCAAGGCATGCTGCTGATCCCCGGTCTGTGGGACATGCACGCCCACATCGGCGCCGAGAGCTACCTGAACTACCTGGCCTCGGGCGTGACCAACGTGCGCGACATGGCGAACGATCCCGACTACGTCATGCGCGCTCGTCGCGAGGCGGCGCAGGGCAAGATCGCGGCGCCGGACGTCTACCCGATGGGTTTCATCGACCGGCGGGGCGAGTTCGCTGCGCCCACGGGCATGCTCGCCGCCAACCTCGAGGAGGCGATCGGATTCGTTGACTTCTATGCCCAGCGCGGCTTCCACGGCATCAAGCTGTACAGCTCGATCGACCCCGAGTGGGTCGCCCCCATCGCCGACCACGCGCACGGTCTTGGGCTCACGGTGCTCGGTCACATCCCCTCGGGCATGACCGCGGCCGACGCCATCCGGGCGGGCTTCGATGAGGTCACGCACGTCAACATGATCCTGCTCAACTTCCTGAACGGTGCGGAGATCGACACGCGCACGCCGCAACGCTTCATCGTGCCGACGCGCGAGGCGGGTAAGCTCGATCCCTGGTCGGCGGAGATCTCCGAGTTCATTCAACTCATGCGCACGCATGGGGTGGCCCACGACCCCACGTACTCGCTGTTCATGCAGATGTTCGCCAACACGCCGGGCGAGGTCTCGACCCTGGCGACGCCCTTCATCGATCACCTGCCGCCCACCCTGGCGCGGGGGATGATCAGCGAGCCGGGCTTCAACGAGGGCATCGAACAGGAGGGGCAGGCCACGGCGCAGCTGACGCGGGCGCTGATCCGGCGCCTGCACGACGCGGGCATCCGCCTGTTGCCCGGCACGGACTGGGGCCCCGCGGGCTTCGCGGTGATCCGCGACATGATGTATCTGGCGGAGGCGGGCATCCCAACGGCGGACGTCCTGCGCGCGGCGACGCTGGGGGCCGCAGAGCACATGGGCGTGGAGCAGCAGCTGGGGTCCGTGACCAAGGGTAAGCGCGCCCACCTGGTGCTGGTGGCGGGGGATCCGCTCAGCGATCTGTCCGCGCTCTACGGTGCTCAGTACGTGATCAAGGACAAGGCGATCTATCGGCCGGCTGATCTGCTGCGCGAGGCGGGGTTCCTGCCCTTCGGCGAGGCGCGTTGA
- a CDS encoding ATP-grasp domain-containing protein → MSTHAIFAAPFFMDATLKFVSAAAQTPGVNLTLVSQDPLEKVPAEVRHLLAGHAQVRDGLDPQQLVDAARHLQQRHGPARAYIASLEQLQVPLAAAREVLGIPGLSVEAAHNFRDKSQMKNVLRAHGVPCARHALVGDIGAAKAFAAKVGYPIIVKPPAGAGGKGTFRLDNDGQLNSFLSMYPPVPSQASLYEEFVSGTEYSFDSVCVNGEMRWHSISRYFPSPLNVMKNPWIQWVVVLPRDIAGPEFDPIRTAAAQGVRALGLETGLSHMEWFHMADGRIAVSEVGARPPGAQFTSLLSYAHDVNFYRVWARLMILGEFEPPERRYAAGAAYFRGQGVGRVRKIHGLDEAQRRFGDLVMETHLPREGQVPSSSYEGDGYVIVRHPDTARVEEALSEIVKLVRVELA, encoded by the coding sequence ATGAGTACCCACGCCATCTTTGCAGCGCCGTTCTTCATGGACGCCACGCTGAAGTTCGTCAGCGCCGCGGCCCAGACCCCCGGGGTGAACCTCACCCTGGTCAGCCAGGATCCCCTCGAGAAGGTGCCGGCGGAAGTTCGCCACCTGCTCGCGGGCCACGCCCAGGTGCGCGACGGCCTCGATCCACAGCAACTCGTCGATGCGGCGCGCCACCTGCAGCAGCGCCACGGCCCGGCGCGCGCCTACATCGCCTCCCTGGAGCAGCTACAGGTGCCCCTGGCAGCGGCGCGGGAAGTGCTCGGCATCCCGGGGCTGAGCGTGGAGGCCGCGCACAACTTCCGCGATAAATCGCAGATGAAGAACGTGCTGCGCGCCCACGGCGTGCCCTGCGCGCGCCATGCGCTGGTGGGCGACATCGGCGCCGCCAAAGCCTTCGCCGCCAAGGTGGGCTACCCGATCATCGTCAAGCCCCCCGCGGGCGCAGGCGGCAAGGGCACCTTCCGCCTCGACAACGACGGCCAGCTCAACAGCTTCCTGTCGATGTACCCCCCGGTGCCCTCGCAGGCCTCGCTCTACGAGGAGTTCGTCTCCGGTACCGAGTACTCCTTCGACAGCGTGTGCGTGAACGGCGAGATGCGCTGGCATTCGATCTCGCGCTACTTCCCCTCGCCGCTGAACGTGATGAAGAACCCGTGGATCCAATGGGTGGTGGTGCTACCACGCGATATCGCCGGCCCTGAGTTCGATCCCATCCGCACCGCCGCCGCCCAAGGCGTTCGCGCCCTGGGACTGGAGACCGGCCTCAGCCACATGGAGTGGTTCCACATGGCGGACGGGCGCATCGCCGTGTCCGAAGTGGGCGCGCGGCCGCCCGGCGCGCAGTTCACCTCCCTGCTCTCCTACGCCCACGACGTGAACTTCTACCGGGTGTGGGCGCGACTGATGATCCTGGGCGAGTTCGAGCCGCCCGAGCGTCGCTACGCTGCCGGGGCCGCGTACTTCCGCGGCCAGGGCGTCGGCCGCGTGCGCAAGATTCACGGCCTGGATGAGGCCCAACGTCGCTTCGGCGATCTGGTCATGGAAACCCACCTGCCGCGCGAGGGGCAGGTGCCCTCGAGTTCCTACGAGGGCGATGGCTACGTGATCGTGCGCCATCCGGACACGGCGCGGGTGGAAGAGGCGCTTAGCGAGATCGTTAAGCTCGTGCGCGTGGAACTCGCCTGA
- a CDS encoding ATP-grasp domain-containing protein, protein MNVLLLSPGYPADMPEFARGLAESGARVYGVGDSPAQGLPDLVRRSLSHYVQVRSLWRTDALIQELVAQLRGVEIDRIECLWEPGIELAATLRERFGVPGMRVDQATLFRDKEAMKHALDEAGIRTPRHHKVDSIAGAWEAAERIGYPLIVKPIAGAGSADTYRIDSEDDLRNVLPKLTHVPQISVEEFVDGEEYTYDTITIGGEIAYHNIAWYRPRPLIARSNEWISPQVIALRDVDDPALAEGAKMGREVIAALGVDTAFTHMEWYRKADGEVVFGEIGARPPGAHQVDQMKWACDFDVFRAWGSAVARGELGERFERRYNVATIYKRARGIGRIRQIEGTDALQRRFGEHVVWNTLLPVGSQRRDWRKTLVSDGFIMLRHEDLQTTLEMADAVGSDLHLNAQ, encoded by the coding sequence GTGAATGTGCTGCTGCTCTCCCCTGGATACCCTGCCGACATGCCCGAGTTCGCCCGCGGCCTGGCGGAGAGCGGCGCCCGCGTCTACGGCGTCGGTGACTCGCCGGCGCAGGGCCTGCCTGACCTCGTACGACGCTCTCTCAGCCACTACGTGCAGGTCCGGTCTCTCTGGCGTACGGACGCGTTGATCCAGGAACTGGTGGCCCAACTGCGCGGCGTGGAGATCGATCGCATCGAGTGCCTGTGGGAGCCCGGCATCGAGCTGGCCGCCACCTTGCGCGAACGCTTCGGCGTGCCGGGCATGCGGGTGGACCAAGCCACCCTGTTCCGCGACAAGGAAGCGATGAAGCACGCCCTGGACGAGGCGGGCATCCGCACCCCGCGCCACCACAAGGTGGACAGCATCGCCGGCGCGTGGGAGGCCGCGGAGCGTATCGGCTATCCGCTCATCGTCAAGCCCATTGCCGGCGCAGGGTCGGCCGATACCTATCGGATCGATTCGGAAGATGATCTTCGTAACGTGCTGCCCAAGCTCACCCACGTGCCGCAGATCAGCGTGGAGGAGTTCGTCGACGGTGAGGAGTACACCTACGACACGATCACCATCGGCGGCGAGATCGCCTACCACAACATCGCCTGGTATCGCCCGCGGCCGCTGATCGCGCGCAGCAACGAGTGGATCAGCCCCCAGGTGATCGCCCTGCGGGATGTGGATGACCCTGCCCTGGCCGAGGGCGCGAAGATGGGCCGCGAGGTGATCGCCGCGCTCGGCGTGGACACGGCCTTCACCCACATGGAGTGGTACCGCAAGGCCGATGGCGAGGTGGTGTTCGGGGAGATCGGTGCCCGGCCGCCCGGCGCCCACCAGGTGGACCAGATGAAGTGGGCCTGCGACTTCGACGTGTTCCGCGCGTGGGGCTCAGCGGTGGCGCGGGGCGAGCTGGGCGAGCGCTTCGAGCGTCGCTACAACGTGGCCACGATCTACAAGCGGGCCCGCGGCATCGGGCGCATTCGCCAGATCGAAGGCACGGACGCCCTGCAGCGTCGCTTCGGCGAGCACGTGGTGTGGAACACCCTGTTGCCGGTGGGGTCGCAGCGGCGCGATTGGCGCAAGACGCTGGTGTCCGACGGCTTCATCATGCTGCGCCACGAAGACCTGCAAACGACCCTGGAGATGGCCGACGCCGTCGGCTCGGACCTCCACCTGAACGCGCAGTAG
- a CDS encoding class I SAM-dependent methyltransferase: protein SYAAKAVPDEAAYEHKLAVTARYLSPEQEVLEIGCGTGTTALHHAHRVRHLRAVDGSQKMIEIARVKAKDARVENVDFEVSTVEALDVPAQSVDVIMAHSILHLLDDWQGTVKRLHTMLRPGGVLVSNTACLGDKMWWFGLIGPIGHALGLLPLVRVFTRKQFEQALVYAGFELEVQWVPDGGKSQAVFIVARRPE, encoded by the coding sequence CAGCTACGCCGCCAAAGCCGTCCCCGACGAGGCGGCCTACGAACACAAGCTCGCCGTCACGGCGCGCTACCTGAGCCCCGAGCAGGAGGTGCTCGAGATCGGCTGCGGCACGGGCACCACGGCCCTGCATCACGCCCACCGCGTGCGCCACCTGCGCGCAGTGGACGGCTCCCAGAAGATGATCGAGATCGCCCGCGTCAAGGCGAAGGACGCGCGGGTCGAGAACGTCGATTTCGAGGTCAGCACCGTCGAGGCCCTCGACGTGCCAGCGCAGAGCGTCGACGTGATCATGGCCCACAGCATCCTCCACCTGTTGGACGACTGGCAGGGCACGGTAAAGCGCCTGCACACCATGTTGCGTCCCGGTGGCGTGCTCGTGAGCAACACCGCCTGTCTCGGCGACAAGATGTGGTGGTTCGGGCTGATCGGCCCGATCGGCCACGCGCTCGGGTTGCTGCCGCTGGTGCGCGTGTTCACGCGCAAGCAGTTCGAGCAGGCGTTGGTCTACGCGGGCTTTGAACTGGAAGTGCAGTGGGTGCCCGATGGCGGCAAGTCCCAGGCCGTGTTCATCGTCGCTCGGCGTCCCGAATAA
- a CDS encoding NAD-dependent deacylase, translated as MAQEPLPLGSQGKIVVLTGAGVSAESGLATFRDADGIWSRYRIEDVATPDAFARDPARVLEFYNLRRAQAGADGVAPNEAHRALARLEQEWDGDFLLATQNVDDLHERAGSGDALVHMHGELHRSRCQHCGAVVEGLGDLSVDLACGSCGQRGGMRPNVVWFGEIPMHMDRIEAALEACNLFVSIGTSGNVYPAAGFVRAARAAGAYTLELNLEPSEGASAFHQARQGPASALVPAFVEEVLASQRRL; from the coding sequence ATGGCGCAAGAGCCGCTGCCGCTGGGCAGCCAGGGCAAGATCGTGGTGCTGACGGGGGCGGGCGTGTCGGCGGAGTCCGGGCTCGCCACCTTCCGCGATGCGGATGGCATCTGGTCCCGCTACCGCATCGAGGACGTCGCCACCCCGGACGCCTTCGCCCGCGATCCGGCCCGTGTGCTCGAGTTCTACAACCTCCGCCGCGCCCAGGCCGGCGCGGACGGTGTGGCACCCAACGAGGCTCATCGGGCGCTAGCTCGCCTCGAGCAGGAGTGGGATGGCGATTTTTTGCTGGCCACGCAGAATGTCGACGACTTGCACGAGCGGGCGGGCTCCGGCGACGCCTTGGTGCACATGCACGGGGAACTGCACCGCAGCCGTTGCCAACATTGTGGCGCCGTGGTCGAGGGTTTGGGCGATTTGAGTGTCGACCTCGCCTGTGGATCCTGCGGTCAGCGCGGCGGGATGCGGCCGAACGTCGTGTGGTTCGGGGAGATACCCATGCACATGGATCGCATCGAGGCGGCGTTGGAGGCCTGCAACCTGTTCGTCTCCATCGGCACATCGGGCAACGTCTACCCGGCGGCCGGGTTCGTGCGCGCGGCGCGGGCAGCGGGCGCTTACACGCTGGAGCTCAACCTGGAGCCCTCGGAGGGCGCCTCCGCCTTCCACCAAGCCCGCCAGGGTCCCGCATCCGCCCTGGTGCCGGCCTTCGTCGAGGAAGTGCTCGCCAGCCAGCGTCGCCTATAG
- a CDS encoding response regulator transcription factor yields the protein MHRVVVVEDQALVRAGIKSLLALSDQVDVVGEGSDGDEVASLAETLSPDVFLIDIRMPRVDGIEAIRRLRASGDDTPVIILTTFDDHRLVLDGIEAGAQGYLLKDVSLEVLIEAIDSVCQGKTMLRPAITETVIDSLARRTTPFEASEVPEPLSPRELEVLRLMAGGYSNKEISSALSKSEGTIKNQVSAVLAKLGVRDRTRAVLKAIEMGWL from the coding sequence ATGCACCGGGTCGTCGTGGTGGAGGATCAGGCGCTGGTCCGCGCCGGCATCAAGTCGCTGCTCGCGCTCTCGGACCAGGTGGATGTGGTGGGAGAAGGCAGTGACGGGGACGAGGTCGCCTCCCTGGCCGAAACGCTGTCACCGGACGTGTTCCTGATCGACATCCGCATGCCGCGCGTGGATGGCATCGAGGCGATCCGCCGCCTGCGCGCGAGCGGCGATGACACGCCGGTGATCATCCTCACCACCTTCGACGACCACCGCCTCGTGCTCGACGGCATCGAGGCGGGAGCCCAGGGGTATCTGCTCAAGGATGTGTCCCTCGAGGTGTTGATCGAGGCGATCGACTCCGTCTGTCAGGGCAAGACCATGCTAAGACCGGCGATCACCGAGACGGTGATCGATAGCCTTGCCCGGCGCACGACACCCTTCGAGGCGAGCGAGGTGCCAGAGCCCCTGTCGCCGCGGGAGCTGGAGGTGTTGCGCCTGATGGCCGGGGGTTACTCGAACAAGGAGATCTCGAGCGCCCTGTCGAAGTCCGAGGGCACCATCAAGAATCAGGTGTCCGCCGTGCTGGCCAAGCTCGGCGTGCGCGACCGCACCCGAGCGGTGCTGAAGGCGATCGAGATGGGGTGGCTATAG
- a CDS encoding DUF6647 family protein, with the protein MLELMLTLASQLSGYPLPAQMPTLEFRSAAWLEAQACPEGATARCTDVHGLYLDHGNVIYLDERLEAAGHDPIARSLVLHELVHFLQDQAGLNADDCAQRQAREFEAYRLQQAFLRREGLIAELHFDSGDCPISEATAAAHGD; encoded by the coding sequence ATGCTCGAACTCATGCTCACGCTCGCCTCGCAACTGAGCGGCTACCCGCTGCCGGCGCAGATGCCGACGCTCGAGTTCCGATCCGCCGCATGGCTGGAGGCGCAGGCCTGCCCCGAAGGCGCCACCGCACGCTGCACCGACGTGCACGGCCTCTACCTCGATCACGGCAACGTGATCTACCTCGACGAGCGTCTGGAGGCTGCCGGGCACGACCCCATCGCGCGATCCCTCGTGCTGCACGAACTCGTGCACTTCCTGCAGGACCAGGCAGGCCTCAACGCCGACGACTGCGCCCAGCGCCAAGCCCGCGAGTTCGAAGCCTATCGCCTGCAACAGGCCTTCCTGCGACGCGAAGGGCTCATCGCCGAACTGCATTTCGACAGCGGCGATTGTCCGATCAGCGAAGCCACCGCCGCCGCCCACGGCGACTGA
- a CDS encoding histidine kinase — translation MSASLRQTLGRLAAALITWTVVFTLTVGAINDPRHLNTTIAPLATPAIILQLAYLVAMLALTLRKRMDALSYVLSATQLLLALWLGVLLPFDWLQIYTIIWIAILPSVVPSARIAWGLLGAVVLTWYLIGEFVWQESDALRDALLFGTFHLFALVSARETLAARLARDAADTANRELRGTRQLLAESSRAAERARIARDLHDMLGHHLTALSINLQVASRTADGDQRERLEHCHALARLLLSDVRETVGELRADPGLDLSQALQSVTEHTPGLTVHLDVPSPFPVDDVATASTLLRTVQEATTNTLRHAQAQHSWIRLRREPDHLHLQIHDDGRVKGELQPGNGLKGMRERALALAGNLQFATRDNAVHLDLRLPLDPVPQAGA, via the coding sequence ATGAGTGCTTCCCTACGCCAAACCCTCGGTCGCCTGGCCGCCGCCCTGATCACCTGGACCGTGGTGTTCACCCTCACCGTCGGCGCGATCAACGATCCGCGCCACCTCAACACCACCATCGCGCCGCTCGCGACGCCGGCCATCATCCTGCAGCTGGCGTACCTGGTGGCCATGCTCGCGCTGACCCTACGCAAGCGCATGGACGCCCTCAGCTACGTCCTGAGCGCCACCCAGCTGCTGCTCGCCCTGTGGCTCGGGGTGTTGCTGCCCTTCGACTGGCTGCAAATCTACACCATCATCTGGATTGCCATCCTGCCCTCGGTGGTGCCGAGCGCTCGCATCGCCTGGGGACTGTTGGGCGCGGTCGTGCTCACCTGGTACCTGATCGGCGAATTCGTCTGGCAGGAGTCCGACGCCCTGCGCGACGCCCTCCTGTTCGGCACCTTCCATCTGTTCGCCCTGGTCTCCGCACGGGAGACCCTGGCCGCCCGCCTCGCGCGCGACGCGGCCGACACGGCCAACCGAGAGCTCCGCGGGACACGCCAACTCCTCGCAGAAAGCTCGCGAGCGGCAGAGCGGGCCCGCATCGCCCGCGACCTGCACGACATGCTCGGCCACCACCTCACCGCCCTCTCCATCAACCTCCAGGTGGCCTCACGTACCGCCGACGGCGATCAGCGCGAGCGCCTGGAACACTGCCACGCCCTGGCACGCCTGCTCTTGAGTGACGTGCGCGAGACCGTGGGCGAACTGCGCGCAGACCCCGGCCTGGATCTCTCGCAAGCCCTGCAGAGCGTCACCGAGCACACGCCGGGCTTGACCGTGCACCTCGACGTGCCCAGCCCCTTCCCGGTGGACGATGTGGCCACGGCGAGCACGCTCTTGCGTACGGTGCAGGAGGCCACCACCAACACCCTGCGCCACGCCCAAGCTCAGCACAGTTGGATCCGCCTGCGCCGTGAGCCAGATCACCTGCACCTGCAGATCCACGACGACGGCCGAGTGAAGGGCGAGCTGCAGCCGGGCAACGGGCTGAAGGGCATGCGCGAGCGCGCACTCGCCCTCGCCGGCAACCTCCAGTTCGCCACCCGCGACAACGCCGTGCACCTGGACCTGCGCCTGCCCCTGGACCCGGTTCCTCAGGCGGGCGCCTGA